The Pan troglodytes isolate AG18354 chromosome 1, NHGRI_mPanTro3-v2.0_pri, whole genome shotgun sequence genome includes a region encoding these proteins:
- the CYP4B1 gene encoding cytochrome P450 4B1 isoform X4, whose translation MRRDFFQPSYGTEGQTEDLRRNLLAQDHTIQETGSLDKVVSWAHQFPYAHPLWFGQFIGFLNIYEPDYAKAVYSRGDPKAPDVYDFFLQWIGRGLLVLEGPKWLQHRKLLTPGFHYDVLKPYVAVFTESTRIMLDKWEEKAREGKSFDIFCDVGHMALNTLMKCTFGRGDTGLGHSRDSSYYLAVSDLTLLMQQRLVSFQYHNDFIYWLTPHGRRFLRACQVAHDHTDQVIRERKAALQDEKVQKKIQNRRHLDFLDILLGAWDEDDIKLSDADLRAEVDTFMFEGHDTTTSGISWFLYCMALYPEHQHRCREEVREILGDQDSFQWDDLGKMTYLTMCIKESFRLYPPVPQVYRQLSKPVTFVDGRSLPAGSLISMHIYALHRNSAVWPDPEVFDPLRFSTENASKRHPFAFMPFSAGPRNCIGQQFAMSEMKVVTAMCLLRFEFSLDPSRLPIKMPQLVLCSKNGFHLHLKPLGPGSGK comes from the exons ATCCAGGAGACGGGGAGCCTCGACAAAGTGGTGTCCTGGGCCCACCAGTTCCCATATGCCCACCCACTCTGGTTCGGACAGTTCATTGGCTTCCTGAACATCTATGAGCCTGACTATGCCAAAGCTGTGTACAGCCGTGGGG ACCCTAAGGCCCCTGATGTGTATGACTTCTTCCTCCAGTGGATTG GGAGAGGCCTGCTGGTTCTTGAGGGGCCCAAGTGGTTGCAGCACCGCAAGCTGCTCACACCTGGCTTTCATTATGATGTGCTGAAGCCCTATGTGGCCGTGTTCACTGAGTCTACACGTATCATGCTG GACAAGTGGGAAGAGAAAGCTCGGGAGGGTAAGTCCTTTGACATCTTCTGCGATGTGGGTCACATGGCGCTGAACACACTCATGAAGTGCACCTTTGGAAGAGGAGACACCGGCCTGGGCCACAG CAGGGACAGCAGCTACTACCTTGCAGTCAGCGATCTCACTCTGTTGATGCAGCAGCGCCTTGTGTCCTTCCAGTACCATAATGACTTCATCTACTGGCTCACCCCACATGGCCGCCGCTTCCTGCGGGCCTGCCAGGTGGCCCATGACCATACAG ACCAGGTCATCAGGGAGCGGAAGGCAGCCCTGCAGGATGAGAAGGTGCAGAAGAAGATCCAGAACCGGAGGCACCTGGACTTCCTGGACATTCTCCTGGGTGCCTGG GATGAAGATGACATCAAACTGTCAGATGCAGACCTCCGGGCTGAAGTGGACACATTCATGTTTGAAGGCCATGACACCACCACCAGTGGTATCTCCTGGTTTCTCTACTGCATGGCCCTGTACCCTGAGCACCAGCATCGTTGTAGAGAGGAGGTCCGTGAGATCCTAGGGGACCAGGACTCCTTCCAGTG GGATGATCTGGGCAAGATGACTTATCTGACCATGTGCATCAAGGAGAGCTTCCGCCTCTACCCACCTGTGCCCCAGGTGTACCGCCAGCTCAGCAAGCCTGTCACCTTTGTGGATGGCCGGTCTCTACCTGCAG GAAGCCTGATCTCTATGCATATCTATGCCCTCCATAGGAACAGTGCTGTATGGCCCGACCCTGAG GTCTTTGACCCTCTGCGCTTTTCCACTGAGAATGCATCCAAACGCCATCCCTTTGCCTTTATGCCCTTCTCTGCTGGGCCCAG GAACTGCATTGGGCAGCAGTTTGCCATGAGTGAGATGAAGGTGGTCACAGCCATGTGCTTGCTCCGCTTTGAGTTCTCTCTGGACCCCTCACGGCTGCCCATCAAGATGCCCCAGCTTGTCCTGTGCTCCAAGAATGGCTTTCACCTCCACCTGAAGCCACTGGGCCCTGGGTCTGGGAAGTAG